Sequence from the Cuniculiplasma divulgatum genome:
GGGAGACGCATGCTGAGCCACGAGGAGTTATACTCAAGATCAAAAACACGTATCCCTGGCCAGTTCATGGAATCAGAACTGGCTAAAATGTTATACAAGATCATACTCTTCAAGTGCATTTTCCCTTATATATTCCGTGAGTGATCTGTTCGTCCACATTTTAGATCTTTGGCTTAGATCGGAAGGTTTTATGCATGCAATCCCTATAAGGTATGACGTTGTGAGATCACTGAGGCTTCTGGATTTTCCTAGTCTCCTGGTATCATGCATGAGAGAATCGATGCCCAGTGCAAGAGCTCTGTTCATTATCTGGCATACCTTCTGCTTGTTGATGGAAAGTGATTCGGCTATATTATCTCACTTCTCGCATTATGCATACAGGAAGAGGGCCTCTGACCTCTCAACAGTCCTTGCTTCATCGATCATTGATGCTGAAATTCTCTTCAGCATCGCCCCCCTCATCGCTAGATAGTTTCAGTGCACCTTTTGATTTCTTAAACACAATAGTAACATATTAAGATAGAGTATTAATAATAACATTACTATGGAAACGCTATACTAGTTTAAGTTAGGATGATATTTCGCATTCTTGAACTAGAAAATTTAAATGATTTAGGACACTTGAAGACTAACGCAATGAATGAGGGTATTTTTCTTGATCTGATGAGGCGGGTGCAAAGAGGCGATATGATCAGGATATACCCTATGCAACCAGATAACAGTCAGGGCGTAAGAACTAGGGCTTACCCCTGCAAAACAGGCTCAGGCGAAATCTACGAAGTGACTGAGCCATTTGAGGCTCGCATGGAGGCCTATAACGACGTTGCTTTGCGGGTCAGAGCAGAAAATGGACTCTGCCTCATAATAAACGTGGAAGAGATATGGAAGGTAGAGAGAATTTGGCTTGAATGAATAAATCCAAGAAGAGTTTAAATTCGGGTTTGCTGCACCATACAAGAAAGTCAGGGGCAATAAAGAAATAGAAATAAGGAAGAAACTGCCCATATTGGCTAACGTCTTTCATAATTGCCGGAGATAATTTATGAGATATATGTGTCGCCCGTTCCTGTAGCTTTATGATCCATGTTGGCAGCTATCATACTATAAGGATGAAGGTAAGTAGCTCAGCCAAAAATATGGGGCTATTATTAGAACCCTTGATTTGAGCACTTTTTTAGAGATAATGGCGATCCGGCGTCATGATTATTAGTGACTTTTGAATTAACCGACAGTTATTGTATGGCAAGAAGGAACCTTAGGTGGATAATTTTGGCAGTGTACATAGCCATATTCATAACGCTGGATTTCCTTATTCCATACTTTCTTCCAAAGTACGCAGGCGACACTGACTTTATACCATTTTTCTTCTTCATCCCGTTCTTCTGGATAGGCGGAAGAAGATCAAGGTCAACTGGAAACAGGAATTATGGAAATCCCCAGCCAGATGCTGATACGTATACATCAGAGAAACCTTCAGATAATAGGAACTACAGCAGTGGGTATGAATACGATGAGTTCGGTATTCCAAAGAGAAGGTACAGCACCCGGCTTTACTACATCATCGGCGCAGCAGTTATTGTTACTGCAATAGCCATATTTCTTCTGGTAGTATTGTGAATAGCCTTCCGGAAATTTATATAAGCAGATAGGAGTTCAAGAGAAGGCTGATGACTCTTATATCCTCAATTTTTGTCCTGCTATTCGTGGCACTTGTGGCCGGTGAGCTGCTGAATAGAGTGGGAATTCCTTCGGTAGTGGGTGAACTCCTAACAGGTCTAATCCTGGGTCCGGCAGTCCTTGGAATAGTGAGTCCAAATCAGGTATTTAGCGGCATATCTGAGGTCGCGCTGTTCTTCATTGTTCTTCTTATCGGTATAGAGGCAACCACAGATTCGCTTATAAAGAACTACAAACCAGCAATGGTTTTCACAGCAACCAGCTTCATCATTCCAGTCGTGGCAATGGTAATAGTTTCAACGATGGTTTTTCACCTGGGCTATATCAGTGCCATCGTCCTATCAGTTGCAGTTGGAGTCCCATCAATCTCCATAGTGTCTGTTATATTGAGGGATTATGACATGCTCCGGGTAAGGGCAGGGCACATCATACTTGCAAGTGTTGTAATCACTGATATAATTGCCTTTGCAGTGGCGTCAATATTTTTAAATCCCAAGGCAGTCTATTATGAAGTCCCCGGAATAGTGATCTTCATGATTCTTTTCTTCACGCTGGACATGGAAGTGAGGAAACACTCAAAACTGGTTGTTGAATTGTTTACCAGGCTCCATGCCACTGAGCGTGGTGAGAAGATCATATTTGGATCTATAATCCTTTCCGGGCTCATAATAGCCAGTATTTTCGAGATTATAGGCATAACTTATGTTCTTGGGGCATTTTTTGCAGGAATAATCATAAGTGAAGTTGTCGTGGGTCGAGAACTTCAGGGAATTCTTACAAGGACTCTATCAAGGATAAACGACAGCTTCTTCATTCCCATCTTCTTTGCCATTGCAGGCCTGAACAGTATTTTTCCTCCCCGGGATTCAGTCTATCTGATGTTCGCTCTTGTGGCAGTTGGAATTGCCATTTCCGTACCTCTTGACTACATTTACGGTAGAACCGTGTTTGAGCACATAAGTGCAAAGACAGGCGTCGGTATCCTGGGAGGTCGTGGGGCTGTGGGCATTGTCATTGCAACAGTGGCCCTGAGTTCAGGAATAATCACGAGAGGTTTGTTTTCCGTGGCTGTATTTGCAACATTGATCATATCAACGTGCCTGCCCCCTCTGGTTACGAAGAAGGACATACATATACCGGAGGAGGCCTCAGAATTACTTTACTACTGAAAAAACTGAAACGGTCTCCGTCTTCTCTACGCCTTCGGTAGCCCTCAGCTTATCCAGCACAAAGTTTCCAACATCTTCCACTGTGGATGATCTTATCTTCACCATCATGTCCCAGGCTCCGGCTATTATGTAGACCTCTTCAACTTCCCTGAACCTGGAAATTTTCTCAGCCAGCTGTCTCTGCGTTACTCCGGCGGCAGGGCTGAATGACACAAATATGAATGAAACAACTGGCAGGCCGATGGCCTTGTAGTCCGGAACTATAGTGAATTTTTTTATTACTCCCTCTTTCACCATCCCCTGGATTCTCTCGTAGACGGTGACACGAGGTATGTCAAGTTCTTTTGAGATATCCGATATCTTGTCTCTTCCGTGATCCACCAGGTACTGAAAGATCCTCTGATCCTTTGCGTCCATGCCAGTTAATTTCATGGTAGTATTTAAAAGTAGACATTATGTCCATGTAATTTAATTTAATACGACGTGAGATAACGTAATGTCCAAGTATGTGGACAAGTGTTCTTATATGAGATTAAATTAACATTATATGGAAACGGAAATAGTTTCAGAACTTATGGAGCATCTCAGCGATAAAAAACTGGAAGCAGCACTGAAGGTCAACACAACCGTCAGGGCAGCAATGGGTGAATTTCTCAGAGATAGAGGATTTATAGAGATTCCTCCTGTGATCTTCTCCACCGTAACTGATCCGCTCAACCATCCCGTGTATGATCCGTCATTCGAATATGAAGGAACGAGATATGCTCTCACCAAGAGCATGATATTCCACAAGCAGATAATTGTGCAGAAGTTTCCAAAGATTTTCGCATTCTCACCCAACATCCGGCTGGAAATGCCTGAAAAGGCCAGGACCGGTAGGCATCTTCTTGAGTTTACCCAGCTGGATCTGGAGGTGAAGGGAGCCACAAGGGAAGACCTCATTAAACTTGGCGAAGAGCTTTTCATTCACACCCTGGAGAAAGTCATTGAGAAACATGCTCAGGACCTGCATGATCTTGGGAGAAGCCTCAGTGTTCCCCGTGCGCCCTTCAAAAGATATAAATTTGAGGAAGCCGCAGAAAAATACGGATCTGAATTCGAAACGATCCTTTCAAAGGATGCAAAAGAGCCGTTCTGGATAGTGGACATACCGCTTAAGGAAAGGGAATTCTATGATCGGGAAAGCGATGTTTTCCCTGGTATTCTGAATGACATGGACCTCATCTATCCGGAAGGATACTGCGAGGCGCTTTCAGGAGGAGAGAGAGAATTTGATCTGGACAGAATAATGGAAAGGATTCGCAGGAAAGGGCAGACCTATGAGCAATTCAAGTGGTTCCTGGAATTTGCCAGGGAGGGGCTGGAGCTGTCAACAGGCTTTGGAATTGGCATAGAAAGGCTGGTAAGGTATATCTGCGGATTTGAGAGAATTGAGGATGTTCACCCGTTTCCAAAGGTACCCGGAAAGGTATCTGTCTGACTGCCGTAAAGCTGCAAATGGAACTTGTTTCTTCCATTATTTTCAATTTAATCGCCATTTAAAATAAAGTACACGAGAATGTGTATTAAATATGATTTATGAATAGCCATTCATGGTAGATTTAATCAGGGATTCCATGGCAGGCAAGGTTGCTGTGATAATTGGCGTGGGACCGGGCCAGGGCATATCAACCGTAAGAATGTTCATAAACTTTGGTGCCAAGGTGGCAATGGTTTCAAGAAGCGGAAATACCTACGGACTGGTGCCATCCTCCACAATAAAGGCATACAAAGCAGATGCAACTGACGAGAAGCAACTGGTGGCGGTCCGGGACAGGATAATTGCAGACTATGGCGGAATAGATTTTGTTGTTTCCAATGTTGGTGTCTGGGAAAAACTGAAGGGAGAATTTCCGGAGGTAAATGATTTCGAAAGGATACTGCACATTAACCTGTCATCGCACCTGTCAGTGATCAGAACGTTTTCACAGCCGATGAAGCCTGCCGGTGGCTCGATTGTCCTGGTGGGGGCTTCAAGATACATATTCCAAGGTAACGATCTGGCTTACAACGTTTCCAAGTCCGCTATTGAAGAGCTTGTGAGGAAATCCGCCGAGACTCTGCGCCAGTACAATATCAGGGTCAATGCCGTAATGCCAGGTTCAGTTGGGAAGGAGGACACCTACTACAAAGTTTTTCCCTTCAATTTCACAAAGCTCTCAGAACGAAAGGAATTGGAGCCAATCGAGGTTGCAATGGTTTCAGCATTTTTGGCCAGTGAAATGTCCCTTGGAATAGACGGCCAGTGCATCAACGTTGACCGTGGACTGAACTCATTCTGATTTTTATTACTGGCTGGATTCATTTTCTTCTGGCCATCACCATCCACTGATCCACCTTCAGGCTGATAATTTCGTTATGGTCAGTTCTCACCTGGAAATAGTCAAGTGCACGTTCAGTCATGCCTTTTATAAAATTCTCAGTTTGCGCAATCTGCTCTTTGCTTTCTGCCGTTCTTGCAACCCACTCCTTGAATGAGTACATCTTTTTTTCAACTTCTTCTTTCAAGATCTCAAGATTGCTCCCTGCCAGCATGGATTTCCATTCTTCCACTGAGGCACATTCAACGTGGCTTCTATCCCTCATCTTCTCGAAGGTGTTCATTAGCATTCCAAGCTCTGTATCGCCTGGAACCACGTTATCTATCATGATGAAGATGCCCTTGTTTTTCAGGACCCGGGAGACTTCCCTGACAAAGGCACCCTTATCAGTGAAATGATGGGGAGCGATGCGGCACGTTACAATGTCAAAGGTTTCATCAAGGAAGGGTAAATTTTCGGCATCAGCCATCAGATAAATTACATCGTCTGCTCCAGCTTTCACATTGGCCTCTCTAGCAGCCGTGAGCATATTCCATGTCAGATCGGTGGCAATTACAAGACCAACATGAGGATGAAGAGTTCTGGCCACATGGCCCCCTCCAGTTGCAATGTCAAGTGCCTTCCAGTCCTTCTCGGGATGTATCCATTCAATTATTCTCTGGAGATCCAACCCCTGCGCATGACCACGGCTTTCCACATACTCCCTGGCCTTTTTTCCAAACTGTTCAACAACAATGCGCTTCCGGTCATCCTCCACCACCATGACACCGCATCCCATACAGTTTCTTAAAATTCTTCTCACTGGTTATCTATCCATGAAGTTCGGGTCCCCTTTTCGGGCAGAGCCTCTAGCTCACCGGTGAAAATTCCAACTAACCTTCTCTCCGTTTTGGTAATGCCTATGGGTGGCAGGTGTTAAGAATTTTTAAAGTACGTAGAAAGTATTCTGTATCATGTTCCAGAATGAGATAACCTATGTAAGGATGCAGAAGGCAGGCAAAGAGGCTGAATTCCACAGACTCTATGAAGAGGCACTCAAGGAAGCTGAAAAATATCTTCACAAGGAGTACCCCAATATCATAGGCAAGGAAATAATTGAAAAAGAGAAGATAAAAGACATAAGCCCAATAGATGGAAAAGAGATTGCGACTTTTCAGATGGCATCGCCAGAAAACATAAACAGGGCTCTGGAAATGCTTCATTCCTCATGGAAAAAATGGTACGAGCTAGGCTATGTTGAGAGAGCCAGGATTATGCTCAAGGCTGCGGATGAGATTTCCAGGCAGAAGTACCTCATATCAGCTCTTCTTGCGTACGAAAACGGGAAGAACAGAACAGAGGCCATGGCTGACGTGGATGAAGGTATTGATTTCCTGAGATATTACGCCATTAACATGATAGAGAACCAGGGATTTCACAAGCTGAGCGGAAAGGGATACGACAACGAGGAAAGTTTCAGCGTCATGAAACCATATGGCGTGTTTGCCGTAATTCCGCCCTTCAACTTCTATGCCATAACG
This genomic interval carries:
- a CDS encoding SDR family oxidoreductase; protein product: MVDLIRDSMAGKVAVIIGVGPGQGISTVRMFINFGAKVAMVSRSGNTYGLVPSSTIKAYKADATDEKQLVAVRDRIIADYGGIDFVVSNVGVWEKLKGEFPEVNDFERILHINLSSHLSVIRTFSQPMKPAGGSIVLVGASRYIFQGNDLAYNVSKSAIEELVRKSAETLRQYNIRVNAVMPGSVGKEDTYYKVFPFNFTKLSERKELEPIEVAMVSAFLASEMSLGIDGQCINVDRGLNSF
- a CDS encoding cation:proton antiporter, which codes for MTLISSIFVLLFVALVAGELLNRVGIPSVVGELLTGLILGPAVLGIVSPNQVFSGISEVALFFIVLLIGIEATTDSLIKNYKPAMVFTATSFIIPVVAMVIVSTMVFHLGYISAIVLSVAVGVPSISIVSVILRDYDMLRVRAGHIILASVVITDIIAFAVASIFLNPKAVYYEVPGIVIFMILFFTLDMEVRKHSKLVVELFTRLHATERGEKIIFGSIILSGLIIASIFEIIGITYVLGAFFAGIIISEVVVGRELQGILTRTLSRINDSFFIPIFFAIAGLNSIFPPRDSVYLMFALVAVGIAISVPLDYIYGRTVFEHISAKTGVGILGGRGAVGIVIATVALSSGIITRGLFSVAVFATLIISTCLPPLVTKKDIHIPEEASELLYY
- a CDS encoding class I SAM-dependent methyltransferase, producing MVVEDDRKRIVVEQFGKKAREYVESRGHAQGLDLQRIIEWIHPEKDWKALDIATGGGHVARTLHPHVGLVIATDLTWNMLTAAREANVKAGADDVIYLMADAENLPFLDETFDIVTCRIAPHHFTDKGAFVREVSRVLKNKGIFIMIDNVVPGDTELGMLMNTFEKMRDRSHVECASVEEWKSMLAGSNLEILKEEVEKKMYSFKEWVARTAESKEQIAQTENFIKGMTERALDYFQVRTDHNEIISLKVDQWMVMARRK
- a CDS encoding Lrp/AsnC family transcriptional regulator, producing the protein MDAKDQRIFQYLVDHGRDKISDISKELDIPRVTVYERIQGMVKEGVIKKFTIVPDYKAIGLPVVSFIFVSFSPAAGVTQRQLAEKISRFREVEEVYIIAGAWDMMVKIRSSTVEDVGNFVLDKLRATEGVEKTETVSVFSVVK
- a CDS encoding asparagine synthetase A, producing the protein METEIVSELMEHLSDKKLEAALKVNTTVRAAMGEFLRDRGFIEIPPVIFSTVTDPLNHPVYDPSFEYEGTRYALTKSMIFHKQIIVQKFPKIFAFSPNIRLEMPEKARTGRHLLEFTQLDLEVKGATREDLIKLGEELFIHTLEKVIEKHAQDLHDLGRSLSVPRAPFKRYKFEEAAEKYGSEFETILSKDAKEPFWIVDIPLKEREFYDRESDVFPGILNDMDLIYPEGYCEALSGGEREFDLDRIMERIRRKGQTYEQFKWFLEFAREGLELSTGFGIGIERLVRYICGFERIEDVHPFPKVPGKVSV